Genomic DNA from Pelosinus sp. UFO1:
ATATTTTATGCCGGGAACAGCCACGGCGATATAGCCGCCCTTTTTCACAAAAGGAATAAGCGACGGGAGCATTTCCGCCGTATCACCGAAATAATGGTAAGCGTCCACGGTAAACAACAAGTCAAAATATCCATTTGCGAAAGGCAGCCCTTTGGTCGCGTCTACGGAAATCGGAACAGCTTTATCATCAATCCCGATAGATTGAAAACGCTCATAGTTTTCAGTTGGCGAAATCCAAAGGTCGGCGGCGAATACGGACACACCATATTTTTGCGTTAATAAAATCGTGGAAAGACCGCAACCGCAACCGAGATCAAGTACCCTCATATTCTCTTTGATGTTAAGGTGTGAAGCCAATTCCTCTGCTACCCGCATGGCGTTTGGCCCCATCATAGTGGCTTCCGCGAACTCAAGATTTTTATCGTTAGAAATAAACTGGTTCGTAAATGTATACATGATATTGCTCCTCTCTGATTTTCGTCTTAGTCCCCATCATTTTTGCCTGTAATTCGGGGGTATTGTACTTTTGGCTTATTGGATACTCCATTGTAATTGCTCATTATCGTATCTTTTATTTGCTTTATTGCTTTTGCGTAGTTAAATTATACCCCGTTTCTTTTATAAAAGCTCCCTACTAAACGATACAGAAGCAAAAAGGCGACATGACAAATCTGCCATGCCGCCTTTAAGGTATATTTATCATTTCTTCATTTCGGATAATATCTTATATACAGTCTTGGGCGACAAATAGAACTTATTTGCCAGTTGCGGGACAGGTGTACCACGTTGGTATTCTGCAAAAATGGTTGCATTGCGTTCATCGAGCAAACGTCTGCTATTACTTAATTCGCCCCAGCCTTTTTTATTTTCTTCTTTACGAGGAATATAAAGATATTCACCGTCTATATGTTGTTGTATTGCCATAATCAAATCGTCTGGCAATATACAAATTACATTTTTATAGCCCATTGTGCGCCTCCTAAATAATCGAAAGATAGGATTACGCAAGGACTATCCTCATATTTGAATTATGCGACAGCCCTTGCTACGCACAATACCGACTCCAATGCACCTGTAGTGATAAGACAATCCTCCTTTCTAATATGAATCAAGGGACGGTTCTTTTGATTCACTCCCCTCTTTTTGTCTCATGTCATAAATAAATGATCATAAACTTCTCTTCGAAAAATGGTGTCCCATATTTCTATCCTATTTTACCATTAAAATACAAAACTCCTGCAAGGCTAGGCTGCTTTGCAGGAGTTTGTCGTATATATTGCTTTTTTGATCAGCTCTAACTATTGCTTATTCTCTATGCTCATTACATGGACAGGAGTTCGGCACGGTGAACCGCGACCTTGCAAATCCACCCTATTCTATTG
This window encodes:
- a CDS encoding cyclopropane-fatty-acyl-phospholipid synthase family protein, yielding MYTFTNQFISNDKNLEFAEATMMGPNAMRVAEELASHLNIKENMRVLDLGCGCGLSTILLTQKYGVSVFAADLWISPTENYERFQSIGIDDKAVPISVDATKGLPFANGYFDLLFTVDAYHYFGDTAEMLPSLIPFVKKGGYIAVAVPGIKYEFGENVPDEMKPFWNDEVARTIHSLDWWKELWSREKGIEMIDIREMLCCKQAWDEWLTGYHPGLPFATVVAESTKMMEAENGKYYNLIQLIAKVI
- a CDS encoding CD3324 family protein — its product is MGYKNVICILPDDLIMAIQQHIDGEYLYIPRKEENKKGWGELSNSRRLLDERNATIFAEYQRGTPVPQLANKFYLSPKTVYKILSEMKK